In one Bacillus sp. Marseille-P3661 genomic region, the following are encoded:
- a CDS encoding competence protein CoiA, protein MFTAQTMDGKKYSLVDPWPKNELENLRNNEQLYCTICKQPVQMKLGEQRLWHFAHLPNSNCKLKLENETEYHMHGKQKLYHWLKDQDLKVEIERYFPKLQQRPDLFVEISDIKYAIEYQCASISSSQLISRTLSYKRENIFPVWILGGKRFKRNSESIQRPTTFDLLMTYQSQNANHLLLYFCPLTNKFALSSSLNSFSSNTFVANTSFLSPNQLTFSTMLNFHNHTNPNMNISWLKLKTGWRAAGYRFTEGFWKEWFYNQGSLLPLLPSEVGIPVSEMIWINTNVMIWQGWILLKYISPLRIGEFLTFRQVYDGFNAFKNAKKFTIRQLPGINNSHYSFAIMNYLQQLVYLGILRNTNNLTEFEKVKEVAFPKNMNNACEMDKLVLNKRNYFGK, encoded by the coding sequence ATGTTTACTGCCCAAACAATGGATGGAAAAAAGTATTCACTAGTCGATCCATGGCCCAAAAATGAATTAGAAAATCTAAGGAATAATGAACAACTCTATTGCACCATTTGTAAACAACCTGTCCAAATGAAATTAGGTGAGCAGAGGTTGTGGCATTTTGCACACTTGCCCAACTCGAATTGTAAACTAAAGCTTGAAAATGAAACAGAATATCATATGCATGGAAAACAAAAGCTCTACCATTGGTTAAAAGATCAGGATCTCAAAGTTGAAATTGAACGCTATTTCCCCAAGTTGCAGCAAAGACCAGACCTTTTCGTTGAAATAAGTGATATTAAATATGCTATTGAATATCAATGTGCTTCAATATCTAGTAGTCAACTTATATCACGAACACTAAGCTACAAACGTGAAAATATTTTTCCTGTTTGGATTTTAGGTGGCAAACGTTTTAAAAGGAATTCAGAATCTATTCAAAGACCTACCACATTTGATTTATTAATGACATATCAGTCACAAAATGCTAATCACCTATTGCTTTACTTTTGTCCTCTTACAAACAAGTTTGCACTATCTTCATCGTTAAATTCGTTTTCATCTAATACCTTTGTTGCAAACACTTCTTTTCTATCACCCAATCAATTAACCTTTTCAACAATGTTAAATTTTCATAACCATACAAACCCGAATATGAATATATCATGGCTAAAATTAAAAACCGGATGGAGAGCGGCAGGATATCGATTTACAGAAGGATTCTGGAAAGAGTGGTTTTATAATCAAGGAAGTCTATTACCATTACTACCCTCTGAGGTTGGTATTCCAGTCTCAGAAATGATATGGATTAATACGAACGTCATGATTTGGCAAGGATGGATTCTGCTTAAATATATTAGCCCTCTTAGAATAGGTGAATTTCTAACATTTAGGCAAGTATATGACGGCTTTAATGCCTTTAAAAATGCGAAAAAATTTACAATAAGACAACTTCCTGGCATTAATAATAGCCACTATTCTTTTGCCATCATGAACTACTTACAACAACTAGTTTATTTGGGGATTCTGAGAAATACAAACAACCTTACTGAGTTTGAAAAGGTAAAAGAAGTAGCCTTTCCAAAAAATATGAACAATGCATGTGAAATGGACAAACTGGTTTTGAACAAAAGAAATTACTTTGGTAAGTAA
- the mecA gene encoding adaptor protein MecA: protein MEIERINEHTVKFYVTYRDIEDRGFDRDEIWYNRERSEELFWEMMDEVNSSEDFTVEGPLWIQVQALEKGLEVVVTKAQLSKDGHKLELPIGNDKQIDLPVDEKIESLLDQTFNVDKDNDYEDDYPYEQVGLDEEELRFLIGFHDFEDIIRLSHSIFSDGITSSLYHFEGKYYLYIGFIEEQFEEEIEDDILCQILEYGFESRLSIHRVQEYGKLIMQEDALEQVSKHFPLKD, encoded by the coding sequence ATGGAAATTGAACGCATTAATGAGCACACAGTAAAGTTCTATGTAACGTATCGGGATATAGAAGATCGGGGTTTTGATCGAGATGAAATTTGGTACAATCGCGAGCGAAGTGAAGAGCTGTTTTGGGAAATGATGGATGAAGTTAATAGTAGTGAAGACTTCACCGTTGAAGGCCCACTTTGGATTCAAGTCCAAGCTTTAGAAAAAGGACTTGAGGTTGTTGTAACAAAGGCACAACTATCAAAAGATGGACATAAGCTTGAACTACCAATTGGCAACGATAAACAAATTGATTTACCTGTGGATGAAAAAATTGAATCCTTGTTAGATCAAACCTTCAATGTCGATAAAGACAATGATTACGAAGATGATTACCCATATGAACAAGTAGGACTTGATGAAGAGGAACTACGGTTTCTTATTGGTTTCCATGACTTCGAAGACATCATAAGATTAAGTCATAGTATTTTTTCAGATGGAATAACTAGCAGCTTATATCATTTTGAAGGAAAATACTATTTATATATTGGTTTTATCGAGGAACAATTTGAAGAAGAGATCGAAGATGATATACTTTGCCAAATTCTTGAATACGGCTTTGAGTCAAGATTATCTATCCACAGAGTCCAAGAATATGGAAAACTGATTATGCAAGAAGATGCGCTAGAACAAGTTAGTAAGCATTTTCCTTTAAAGGATTAA
- a CDS encoding TerC family protein — MDFEIISQILIIIGIDLVLGGDNAIVIALASRNLPVSKRNKAIIFGTLLAIIMRILLTVMAVYLLMIPYLQLIGGLFLIWIAYKLLADNNDDPSNIKGGTTLIQAVKTIVVADIVMGFDNVLAVAGAAEGHVVLVMIGLLFSIPIIVWGSKIILHYMERFPIIIYLGAGILAYTAGTMIINEERIQPILESYSYGYFIIPIITILLVLISGALKKTLTNFSS, encoded by the coding sequence TTGGATTTTGAAATTATTAGTCAAATACTTATTATAATTGGTATTGATCTAGTACTTGGAGGTGATAACGCTATAGTAATTGCACTAGCCAGTCGCAATTTGCCTGTTTCTAAACGAAATAAAGCGATCATTTTTGGAACTTTGCTTGCTATTATTATGCGGATACTATTAACCGTTATGGCGGTATATTTATTAATGATACCTTATTTACAGTTAATAGGAGGACTTTTCCTAATTTGGATTGCTTATAAATTACTGGCTGACAATAATGATGATCCTTCTAATATAAAGGGTGGTACAACGCTTATACAAGCTGTTAAGACCATTGTTGTTGCTGATATTGTAATGGGCTTCGACAACGTCCTTGCAGTAGCAGGTGCTGCGGAAGGTCATGTCGTCCTAGTAATGATAGGATTATTATTCTCAATACCAATTATTGTCTGGGGTAGTAAGATTATTCTACACTACATGGAACGTTTTCCAATCATCATTTATCTTGGTGCAGGTATCCTAGCATATACTGCTGGAACCATGATAATTAATGAAGAAAGAATTCAGCCAATATTGGAAAGTTATAGCTATGGGTATTTTATAATTCCTATCATAACTATTTTATTGGTTCTTATTTCAGGAGCGTTAAAAAAGACTTTAACTAACTTTTCTTCATAG
- the spxA gene encoding transcriptional regulator SpxA, which produces MVTLYTSPSCTSCRKAKAWLEEHEIAYRERNIFTEPLTIDETKEILRMTENGTDEIISTRSKIFQKLDVDLETMPLQELFKLISENPGLLRRPIIIDEKRLQVGYNEDEIRRFLPRRVRTFQLREAQRLVN; this is translated from the coding sequence ATGGTAACGTTGTATACATCACCAAGTTGTACTTCATGCCGAAAAGCAAAGGCTTGGCTTGAAGAACATGAAATAGCATACAGAGAAAGAAACATATTTACAGAGCCGCTAACTATAGATGAAACAAAAGAGATTTTGAGAATGACTGAGAATGGAACAGATGAAATTATCTCAACAAGATCTAAAATCTTCCAAAAACTAGATGTCGATCTAGAAACAATGCCTTTACAAGAATTATTTAAATTGATTAGTGAGAACCCTGGTTTGCTTCGTCGTCCTATTATTATTGACGAAAAACGTTTGCAAGTTGGCTATAATGAAGATGAAATTCGCCGATTCTTACCAAGACGAGTGCGTACTTTTCAATTACGAGAAGCACAACGTTTAGTAAATTAA
- a CDS encoding GNAT family N-acetyltransferase yields MSTANWYEKLNQYFPIEEMKSKQHMEILLHEKGDIYHKDEGEHHVMMYVETEDFIFIDYLFVSKDARGQGLGHKLLDKLKQTSKPIILEVEPVDYEDTDTEKRLRFYKREGFKHAESIGYRRRSLATNEINSMEILYWSPTDEPESLVEKKMFEGMRKVYEEIHTYKDKEIYGKSYQDVDEVLTYDANNDTENILDEL; encoded by the coding sequence ATGAGTACTGCGAATTGGTATGAGAAACTAAATCAATATTTTCCAATTGAAGAAATGAAGTCTAAACAGCATATGGAAATCCTGCTTCATGAAAAAGGGGATATATACCATAAGGACGAAGGGGAACATCATGTAATGATGTATGTTGAAACAGAGGATTTTATTTTTATTGATTATTTATTTGTTTCAAAAGATGCCCGAGGTCAAGGGCTAGGACATAAATTGCTCGATAAGTTAAAGCAAACAAGTAAACCTATTATATTAGAAGTAGAGCCTGTTGATTACGAGGATACAGATACTGAAAAACGCTTGCGTTTTTATAAACGGGAGGGTTTCAAGCATGCTGAATCAATCGGTTATCGACGCCGGTCATTAGCAACAAATGAAATCAATTCCATGGAAATTCTCTATTGGTCACCAACAGATGAACCCGAATCATTAGTCGAGAAGAAAATGTTTGAAGGAATGAGGAAGGTGTATGAAGAAATTCATACGTATAAAGATAAAGAAATCTACGGCAAATCTTATCAAGATGTTGATGAAGTGCTAACATATGATGCTAATAATGATACAGAGAATATACTAGATGAATTGTAA
- a CDS encoding putative glycoside hydrolase — protein MGLLVVTNVGFAEENRTVAFHSKKQLEAKKVSVPITSPRFKYDTGLSFEYPDAVRGVYMTAHIAGGYKNYLDHQADPNKSLYTPGQKFADIMNLMDNTDLNAVVVDIKDDWGNLTYEPAEGSPLVSIGKPYISNPRELLELLEKKQVYPIARIVVFKDSVWANQRPDLSFQDNGTVWKNGRGESFVNPFLKEVWEHNVEIAIDAAKLGFKEIQFDYVRFPEGFEKRDKQLTYSMGEYQNVETDNVQKRVQAVTDFVAYAKKELEGYDVDVSVDIFGYTATLPEAPGIGQNFTKISEHVDVISSMIYPSHWTSYFGIAKPDLEPYRLVTEYAKVENQKLTEVENRPISRPWIQDFTASYLGRGNYLVYGKAEVEAQIKALNENGIQEFLLWDAGNTYTTGVDYTPLTP, from the coding sequence ATGGGATTGCTTGTAGTAACAAACGTGGGATTTGCAGAGGAAAACAGAACGGTAGCATTTCACTCTAAAAAGCAACTTGAAGCAAAAAAGGTGAGTGTCCCGATCACTTCGCCACGATTTAAATATGATACTGGTTTATCTTTTGAATATCCAGATGCAGTAAGAGGTGTTTACATGACTGCACATATTGCCGGCGGGTATAAAAATTATCTGGATCATCAAGCAGATCCAAATAAAAGCTTGTATACACCAGGTCAAAAGTTTGCTGATATCATGAACTTGATGGATAATACAGATTTGAATGCAGTAGTTGTTGACATTAAAGATGATTGGGGAAATTTAACGTATGAACCTGCTGAAGGCTCTCCACTTGTTTCAATAGGAAAACCATATATCAGTAATCCACGAGAACTCCTTGAACTGTTAGAGAAAAAGCAAGTGTATCCAATTGCACGGATTGTAGTATTTAAAGATTCAGTATGGGCTAATCAACGTCCAGATTTGTCTTTTCAAGATAATGGAACTGTTTGGAAGAACGGTCGTGGTGAATCATTTGTCAATCCATTTTTAAAAGAAGTCTGGGAGCATAATGTTGAGATTGCCATCGATGCTGCAAAATTAGGCTTTAAAGAAATCCAATTCGATTATGTTCGCTTTCCGGAAGGATTTGAAAAAAGAGATAAGCAATTAACCTATAGTATGGGTGAATATCAAAATGTTGAAACGGATAATGTTCAAAAGCGTGTTCAAGCGGTAACAGATTTTGTTGCCTATGCTAAGAAGGAATTAGAAGGATATGATGTGGACGTTTCTGTTGATATTTTTGGTTATACGGCGACGCTTCCTGAAGCGCCGGGAATAGGACAGAACTTCACAAAAATTTCAGAGCATGTTGATGTCATTTCTTCAATGATATATCCAAGTCATTGGACCTCTTATTTTGGAATTGCCAAACCAGATCTTGAACCATATCGATTAGTAACTGAGTATGCTAAAGTAGAGAATCAGAAACTAACTGAAGTTGAAAATCGTCCGATTTCTCGACCGTGGATTCAAGATTTTACAGCATCCTATTTAGGCAGGGGTAATTATTTGGTGTACGGTAAAGCCGAGGTAGAGGCACAAATCAAAGCATTAAATGAAAATGGCATTCAAGAATTTTTGTTATGGGATGCAGGTAATACGTACACTACGGGTGTTGATTATACCCCTTTAACTCCATAA
- a CDS encoding ABC transporter ATP-binding protein has product MQSEGTKLIEVKNLKKYFKIGKKQVLKAVENVSFDIYKGETFGLVGESGCGKSTTGRTIIRLHEATDGEVLFEGINVHEKKSGKELKKINRKMQMIFQDPYASLNPRMTVADLIAEGMDIHGLAKNPLERKERIEELLTTVGLNRDHATRYPHEFSGGQRQRIGIARALAVEPDFIIADEPISALDVSVQAQVVNLMQELQRERGLTYLFIAHDLSMVKFISDRIGVMYLGSLVELANSECLYTEPLHPYTKALLSAIPIPDPEIERSRERIILEGHIPNPLEPPSGCRFRTRCPEAMDVCSRYEPKWLETAENHWVACHLYNKTE; this is encoded by the coding sequence ATGCAGAGTGAAGGCACAAAACTTATTGAAGTTAAAAATTTGAAAAAATACTTTAAAATAGGGAAAAAGCAAGTTCTTAAAGCAGTTGAAAACGTTTCTTTTGATATCTATAAAGGAGAGACATTTGGATTAGTAGGTGAATCTGGCTGTGGAAAGTCAACAACGGGTCGAACGATTATTCGTCTGCACGAAGCAACAGACGGTGAAGTTCTATTTGAAGGAATAAATGTACACGAGAAAAAGTCGGGGAAGGAGTTAAAAAAGATAAATCGTAAAATGCAGATGATCTTTCAAGATCCCTATGCATCGCTAAATCCCCGCATGACAGTTGCAGATTTAATTGCAGAAGGCATGGATATACACGGTCTGGCGAAAAATCCTCTCGAACGTAAAGAAAGAATTGAAGAATTATTAACAACCGTAGGTTTAAACCGGGACCATGCGACGCGTTATCCACATGAATTTTCTGGAGGGCAGCGCCAACGAATTGGAATAGCACGAGCTTTAGCAGTGGAACCAGATTTTATTATCGCTGATGAGCCCATTTCAGCTTTAGATGTCTCAGTTCAAGCACAGGTGGTAAATTTAATGCAGGAGCTTCAGCGGGAGCGGGGACTTACTTACTTATTTATTGCCCATGATTTATCGATGGTTAAGTTTATTAGCGATCGTATCGGCGTAATGTATCTTGGGTCATTAGTTGAATTAGCAAACAGTGAGTGTTTATATACTGAACCATTGCATCCGTATACCAAAGCATTACTGTCTGCAATTCCTATCCCTGATCCCGAAATCGAACGATCTCGAGAACGGATCATCCTAGAGGGGCACATTCCAAATCCTTTAGAGCCTCCAAGTGGATGCCGTTTTAGAACAAGGTGCCCAGAAGCAATGGACGTATGTTCACGCTATGAGCCTAAGTGGTTAGAAACGGCAGAAAACCACTGGGTAGCATGCCATTTGTACAATAAAACCGAGTAG
- a CDS encoding ABC transporter ATP-binding protein, whose translation MNNIMEVKDLAVYFKTFAGEVKAVRGVNFYLRKGETLAIVGESGSGKSVTSKSIMRLLPSPAGRIIKGEILFEGKDLAQLTDKQMQSIRGSEISMIFQDPMTSLNPTMTIGNQIIEVLMKHHKLHKKKASNRALELLTLVGIPKPEVRINHYPHQFSGGMRQRVVIAIAIACNPKVLIADEPTTALDVTIQAQILDLMKDLQANSNTSIILITHDLGVVANIAQRIAVMYAGKIVETGTVDELFYNPKHPYTWGLLASMPKLHTKKGKLLSIPGTPPDLLEPPAGCSFSSRCPYTMQVCKFYSPPYVKFSDTQLTACWLQDGRAPNVEPPKEIAGGL comes from the coding sequence ATGAATAACATTATGGAAGTGAAAGACTTAGCAGTTTACTTTAAAACTTTTGCTGGTGAGGTTAAAGCAGTTCGAGGTGTTAATTTTTATTTGCGTAAAGGAGAAACGTTGGCCATTGTGGGTGAATCAGGTTCTGGCAAATCGGTTACTTCAAAAAGTATTATGCGTCTTCTTCCAAGTCCGGCAGGGCGTATAATAAAAGGTGAAATTCTTTTTGAAGGAAAAGATTTAGCGCAGTTAACAGATAAGCAAATGCAGTCTATCAGAGGGTCAGAAATATCGATGATTTTTCAAGACCCGATGACGTCATTAAACCCTACAATGACCATTGGAAATCAAATTATTGAAGTGTTGATGAAACATCACAAGCTCCATAAAAAGAAGGCGAGTAATCGTGCCCTTGAACTGTTAACACTTGTTGGAATTCCGAAACCTGAGGTTCGGATTAACCATTATCCCCATCAATTTTCAGGTGGTATGAGACAACGGGTAGTCATTGCAATTGCGATAGCATGTAATCCAAAAGTTTTAATTGCGGATGAACCAACAACAGCATTAGACGTTACGATTCAGGCACAAATACTTGATTTAATGAAGGACCTGCAAGCTAATTCTAATACATCAATTATCCTAATAACACATGATCTGGGTGTGGTTGCTAATATAGCACAGCGTATCGCGGTTATGTATGCAGGAAAAATAGTCGAAACGGGGACTGTTGATGAATTATTCTATAATCCAAAACATCCATATACATGGGGATTACTTGCATCCATGCCAAAGCTTCATACAAAAAAAGGAAAGTTGCTCTCGATTCCGGGGACACCTCCTGACCTGCTCGAACCGCCCGCAGGTTGCTCTTTCTCTTCTCGTTGTCCATATACAATGCAAGTTTGTAAATTTTATTCCCCCCCATATGTAAAGTTTTCCGATACACAATTAACAGCTTGCTGGTTACAGGATGGACGTGCCCCTAATGTTGAACCACCAAAAGAAATAGCTGGAGGGCTGTAG
- the opp3C gene encoding oligopeptide ABC transporter permease gives MRTDKTQLSNEISAELFHPISKAELYGNNEQVSRKSLTYWRDAWLRLCKNKGAIVGLVIITVISLLAIFGPYANGYTYKEQNLLRSNLPPKIPLLENVPFLGVNGVDIRGVDQYEKKGIKNYHWFGTDQLGRDLWTRIWQGTRISLYIAILAAAIDLVIGVAYGSISAYYGGRVDTMMQRIIEILVGIPNLIVIIMFILVLNPGILSITLAMVLTGWVSMARVVRGQILLLKGQEYVLASQTLGACNSRIIWKHLIPNALGPIIITTMFTVPSAIFTEAFLSFIGLGLRPPTASLGTLINDGYKMMRTYPHMMVISSIVISLIMISFNLVGDGLRDALDPKMRK, from the coding sequence ATGCGTACAGATAAAACCCAGTTGTCAAACGAAATTTCGGCCGAATTATTTCATCCTATTAGTAAAGCTGAGTTGTACGGTAACAATGAGCAGGTTTCAAGAAAAAGCTTAACTTACTGGCGTGATGCGTGGTTACGCTTATGTAAAAATAAAGGAGCTATAGTAGGACTTGTTATAATCACAGTTATAAGTTTGTTAGCCATATTTGGGCCATATGCGAATGGCTATACATATAAGGAACAGAATCTATTACGTTCTAATTTGCCACCGAAAATTCCATTATTAGAGAACGTTCCTTTTTTAGGCGTAAATGGTGTAGATATTCGTGGTGTTGATCAGTACGAGAAAAAGGGGATCAAGAACTATCATTGGTTTGGTACAGATCAATTAGGACGTGATTTGTGGACTAGAATTTGGCAGGGTACTCGGATTTCACTATACATTGCAATTTTGGCTGCTGCGATTGATCTTGTAATTGGAGTAGCTTATGGGAGTATATCCGCCTACTATGGTGGTCGAGTGGATACGATGATGCAGCGTATTATTGAAATCTTAGTTGGTATTCCAAATTTAATAGTTATTATAATGTTCATTCTTGTTCTTAATCCAGGAATTCTTTCAATTACTTTAGCAATGGTACTTACTGGATGGGTAAGTATGGCTCGCGTTGTTCGCGGGCAAATTTTACTGCTCAAAGGTCAAGAATATGTGCTAGCTTCGCAAACATTAGGTGCATGTAATTCTCGAATAATCTGGAAACATCTCATTCCGAATGCACTTGGTCCTATTATAATAACAACAATGTTTACAGTACCAAGTGCAATTTTTACTGAGGCTTTTTTGAGTTTTATTGGTTTAGGATTACGACCACCTACCGCTTCATTAGGTACACTTATTAATGATGGTTATAAAATGATGAGAACATACCCACATATGATGGTGATTTCTTCAATTGTAATAAGTTTGATTATGATTAGTTTTAATCTAGTTGGGGATGGACTTCGAGATGCTTTAGATCCTAAGATGCGTAAATAG
- the opp3b gene encoding oligopeptide ABC transporter permease, whose amino-acid sequence MIRYVLKRFMYMFLTFIIIATLTFFLMQTLPGSPFNDEKLSENQIEVLNNKYGLDKPLAIQYVKYMGNLFKGDLGVSFQYEGRSVTGIISERIPASAFLGAQALLLGTVIGLILGIVAALRRNTIIDYGAMLVAVFGISIPSFVFAGLLQYWFAVRWKLLPVAFWDGYEYTILPTIALSVFVIATIARFIRTEMIDVLGQDYIVTARAKGISSTTIIIRHGIRNAIIPVITILGPLSVNIMTGSLVIERIFGIPGLGEQFVLSIMANDYPVIMGTTLFYAVLFIGIVFIVDVLYGMVDPRIRLAGGNE is encoded by the coding sequence TTGATACGTTATGTACTGAAGAGATTTATGTATATGTTTCTAACATTCATTATTATTGCAACCCTAACTTTTTTCTTAATGCAAACTTTACCAGGGTCACCATTTAACGATGAAAAACTTAGTGAAAATCAAATTGAAGTACTAAATAATAAGTATGGTTTAGATAAACCGTTGGCTATTCAATATGTAAAATATATGGGCAATTTATTTAAAGGTGATTTAGGTGTTTCTTTTCAGTATGAAGGTCGTTCTGTAACCGGGATTATAAGTGAACGAATTCCAGCGTCTGCATTTTTAGGTGCTCAAGCCTTATTGCTTGGAACTGTAATAGGTTTAATACTAGGGATTGTTGCTGCTCTTCGCCGAAATACAATTATTGATTATGGAGCAATGCTGGTTGCAGTATTTGGCATATCTATTCCATCTTTTGTTTTTGCAGGGTTGTTACAATATTGGTTTGCTGTTAGATGGAAACTATTGCCTGTCGCTTTTTGGGATGGGTATGAATATACAATTCTTCCAACGATTGCATTGTCTGTTTTTGTTATAGCAACAATTGCTCGATTTATTAGGACAGAGATGATTGATGTCTTAGGGCAAGATTATATTGTTACAGCAAGGGCGAAAGGCATTAGCAGCACAACTATCATTATACGCCATGGCATCCGTAATGCGATAATCCCAGTAATAACCATTTTGGGTCCGTTATCGGTTAATATTATGACTGGTTCATTAGTAATTGAACGGATTTTCGGTATTCCCGGTTTAGGTGAACAATTTGTTTTGTCAATTATGGCAAATGATTATCCGGTCATTATGGGGACAACATTATTTTATGCTGTGCTTTTTATTGGGATTGTGTTTATTGTTGATGTTTTATATGGAATGGTGGATCCAAGAATTCGCTTGGCTGGAGGGAATGAGTAA